Genomic segment of Desulfocurvibacter africanus subsp. africanus DSM 2603:
TTGTCCTGCTCGCCGCCGGTTTCATAGCCTGGCTGTTGCCGCAACCCGGCGTGGCTCTCGGCCTGGGCTGGCTGGCGGCCAAGTCCGCCGTGGAGGAGCTGGCTTTCCGCTTCGGCCTGCAGGAAACGCTCAATGTGCGCCTGGGGCAGCGTCAGGTTCTGCCTCTGCTCGGCCTCGGCAACCTGCTGGCCTCGTCAGCCTTCGCCTTGCTGCACCTCGTTTCGCATCCGCCCCTGTGGGCCCTGGCCACGTTCTTGCCGTCCTTGGCTTTTGGCCTGGCCTGGGATCGCCATAAAGGCCTGCTGCCCTGCTGGCTGCTGCACTTCGCCTACAACGCGCTCTATTTTTACCAGCCTTGAACCGG
This window contains:
- the mrtJ gene encoding JDVT-CTERM system glutamic-type intramembrane protease MrtJ; the protein is MIAPRQTPAATAPDRGKALLSTLLGLSFLRDPLYLVLLAAGFIAWLLPQPGVALGLGWLAAKSAVEELAFRFGLQETLNVRLGQRQVLPLLGLGNLLASSAFALLHLVSHPPLWALATFLPSLAFGLAWDRHKGLLPCWLLHFAYNALYFYQP